A stretch of the Engraulis encrasicolus isolate BLACKSEA-1 chromosome 19, IST_EnEncr_1.0, whole genome shotgun sequence genome encodes the following:
- the LOC134470130 gene encoding uncharacterized protein LOC134470130, giving the protein MLTNSFHSWSHGTENHRRYITMSSPVLEEAVFQTPRAIGGDRCPVLGSAETACLSPIKSAKDKESVLVETCDEGYITRSFTQDLPFTPVISTPMRPQKDPDADKIYNISVVPVTQFCIDETEYSWESTLLNVQVKSEVVAVPPKAETSVAAVSPFKAGRRVTPPASKRPKVFQHPEEWQQEKDRYMQAVTRHMREKPKGVMNELLDLMNTVASEAAAPWQHPSDLTTRNYKSAGEGLYSLEEWKAKNGGDWRRFSPVIEIL; this is encoded by the exons ATGCTAACCAATTCATTCCATTCTTGGTCGCATGGTACAGAGAACCACAGACGA TACATTACAATGAGCAGCCCGGTGCTTGAAGAAGCGGTCTTTCAAACCCCCAGAGCAATAGGCGGGGATCGCTGCCCCGTCCTGGGCAGTGCCGAAACGGCATGCCTCAGCCCGATAAAGTCAGCCAAGGACAAGGAGTCGGTGTTGGTCGAGACTTGCGATGAGGGGTACATCACCAGGTCCTTTACTCAGGACCTGCCCTTCACCCCTGTAATATCCACTCCTATGAGGCCCCAGAAGGACCCAGACGCAGATAAGATCTACAACATCTCTGTAGTCCCGGTTACACAGTTCTGTATTGACGAGACCGAGTATAGTTGGGAGAGCACTTTGTTGAATGTTCAG gtCAAGTCAGAGGTGGTGGCCGTGCCCCCCAAGGCAGAAACCTCTGTGGCTGCTGTATCCCCCTTTAAAGCTGGTCGCAGGGTCACCCCTCCTGCCTCCAAGAG GCCAAAGGTTTTCCAACACCCGGAGGAGTGGCAACAGGAAAAGGACAGATACATGCAGGCGGTCACGCGGCACATGAGGGAGAAGCCTAAAG GTGTGATGAACGAGCTGCTAGACCTGATGAACACTGTGGCCAGCGAGGCAGCAGCACCCTGGCAGCACCCTTCGGACCTCACCACCAG GAATTACAAGTCTGCTGGTGAGGGTCTGTATTCCTTGGAGGAGTGGAAGGCCAAAAATGGAGGAGACTGGCGGCGCTTTTCTCCTGTGATAGaaatattgtaa